A segment of the Methanomassiliicoccaceae archaeon DOK genome:
TCGGGGACCTGTGCGTGGCCCTGATCGTCAACGGGAACCCGGACACCAGGAACCCCGTGGGCATTCCGGACGAGGAGTTCACACGCGGCGACGCGCCGATGACCAAGAGCGAGGTCAGGGTCCTGTCCGTGGCGAAGCTTAAGCTGTCCCCAGACTCCGTCGTGTACGACGTCGGCGCGGGTACCGGCTCCGTGTCGGTGGAGATGGCCCTCACCGCGTACGAGGGGAAGGTGTACGCGATAGAGAGGGAAGACGTCGCCGCCGACCTCATCGAGATCAACAAGAGGAAGTTCAAAGCATCCAACATCGAGGTCGTCAGAGGCCTCGCACCGGATGCCATGGAGGGGCTGCCCGCACCGACGCACGCGTTCATCGGCGGTTCCGCAGGCAACCTGAAGGAGATCGTCCAGTGCCTCCTGGGGAAGAACCCGGACGTCAGGATCGCCATCAACTCCGTCACGGTCGAGACCATGTCCGAGACGCTTCAGGTCATCAAGGACCTCGGGCTCGTGGAGGAGGAGCTGGTGAACGTCACCGTCGCGAGGTCCAGACGCCTGGGGAGGTACCATCTCATGACCGGACAGAACCCCGTGTACATCGCGGTGGTGAGGGGCAGATGAGCCTCCCCCGCTTCATGATCGCCGCCCCCGCCAGCGGATCGGGGAAGACCCTCGTCACCTGCGGGATCCTGCAGGCGCTGGTCAACAGGGACATGAAAGTCGCCTCGTTCAAGTGCGGCCCCGACTACATCGACCCCATGTTCCACTCAAGGGTCATCGGCGCCAGGTCGAAGAACCTGGACGCATTCTTCTGCGACGACCCCACGCTGAGGTACCTCTTCGGCAGGACGGCGGAGACCTGCGACATCTCCGTGGTCGAAGGCGTGATGGGGTTCTACGACGGCATAAGCATCCTCAGCTCCGAGGCCAGCTCATACGACGTCTCGCAGAGGCTGGACATCCCCGTCGTCCTGCTCCTCAACTGCAGGGGCGCCAGCATGTCCGTGCTCCCGATGCTGAAGGGGTTCCTGGAGTTCAGACCCAACAACATCAGAGGGGTGATCTTCAACAACATGTCCCAGAGGGTGTACGAGACCATCGCCCCGGCCGCCAGGGAGATGGGCGTGGAGCCCATAGGGTACGTCCCCAAGGTCTCGGACCTCGTGCTGGAGAGCAGGCACCTCGGCCTCGTGCTGCCCTCGGAGATCGAAGAGCTGAAGGACAAGCTCAACAGGCTCGCGGATGTTCTGGAGGGGACCCTCGACATCGACCTGCTCGTTAGGATCGCCTCCCAGGCGCCAGACCTGCGGTACGAGGCCCCCGCGGTCAGGAGGATAGATGGTGATGTCAGGATCGGCCTCGCCGACGACGACACGTTCTGCTTCACGTACGAGGACAACGTGGAGCTCCTGGAGAGATGCGGTGCGGAGATCGTCAGGTTCTCGCCGATGCGCGATCCCGTCCTCCCGGACGTGGACGGGATCGTCCTCTCGGGCGGATACCCCGAACTCCACTGCGAGGAGCTGGAGTCCAACAGGACGATGATGGAAGACATCCGGTCCAAAGTCCTGGGCGGCATGCCCTGCATCGCCGAGTGCGGCGGGTTCATGTACCTCCACGAGAGGATGGAGGACAAGGACGGCGTGATGCACGGGATGTGCGGCGTCATCCCCGGAGAGGTGAGGAACACCGGGAGGCTGTCCAGGTTCGGATACGCAACGTTCAGCCCCCTGAGGGACGACGGCGTGACGAAGGGCGGCCTCTCGGTCAAGGGTCACGAGTTCCACTACTGGGACAGCGACAACTGCGGATCTGACTGGAAGGCTGTGAAGACCGGCGGAAGGGAGTACACATGCCTGCACGACACGGGCACAATGCTGGCGGGGTACCCCCATCTGTACTACTACTCCAATCCGGAGTTCGCGACCAGGTTCATGGAGAGATGCCTGGAGTATAGGAACCGCAGGACCACGATATGACAGGTCCAGATTCAGCCATTGACGATCCGACAATTTCATGACAACAATTGGCATGACTTGTCGTTGATTTGACAATGGACCGTGGTTGAAAAATGGGGGCATGGAGCCCCCTGCATTCTTTTTTCAGAGATCGATCGGAACGGCCTCTGCCAGCTCCTTGTCGGTCTTGGAGACGATCCACCAGAACGGCCTGGCGGCTGAGGAGCAGTCGTCCCCGTACGAAGACACCGCGAAGTACCTGACGTCGGAGAACAGCGATTCCAGGACCCTGACGAAGCCGTCCTGGCCGTTCTCCATCAGATACCTCCTCACATCCTTGTCCTTGAGCTGTGGGCTCACGATGTCACTCTTCGTGGCGACGACGGCCATGGGGACGTCCGACACCTTGTTCGGACTTGATCCCGTGATCTGCGAGAACATGAAGTGGAAGGACTCGAACACATCCATCGGTGTGGAGCCCTTCCTCTGCCTGGTGAGAGACATGGGGTCGAACGCGAAGACGATGCCGTCGGTGTAGGTGTAGTACTCCTCGAAGAGCGCCTTCCCCTCCCTGGGCTCGAACTCCTGTCCAGAGATGTCGTTGATCAGCAGCTCCTTGTCCTGCATGGTCCTGGACCTCAGGAAGAGGCACTCGCTGTCCAGCTCTCCGGGAGCCGTCTTCGGGGCGACGTCCTTGGCGATGATGGCCTGCCTGGAGATCCCGGGTGTCACTGCCTCGACGGAGACGTCCCTGGTCCTGGCCATCTTCGTGATGGTGTCGACCGCAGCCAGCATCATCGTGGTCTTTCCAGAGCCGACCGCACCGACCATCGCGACGGAGACTGGCATGGCCTCCCTTGTCTCGATGTCCGCCCCGCAGTAGGGGCAAATTGTCCTGAGTCCGGACCTCTTCCCGGATGTGCATGGGATCTCGTGGCCGTTGTTGCACACGTGGTTCTTGTAACCGTACTCGTTGGGAACCGGGTAGTCCAGGTCCAGACCGCACTTGCACTTGACCTTGGGCCTGACGAAGTTCCTCTTGCACTTCGGACAGACGGCGAACTGGGTCGACTTCTCGTACTCCTTCCCCTCGCGCTTCGCTGCGGATTTGATCCTGGCGCCGATCGCGAGCCTGACCACCACATAGGGGATTATCAGGAACAGCGTCATGAACAGCGACCACATTGCATAGAAGGGCAGCAGGACGATCGGAACGATCGCCAGAGGCTTGGACTTCTCCCAGCACGCCGTGATGAGCCCCCATGGGGCGGCGATGCACCTGGCTGCCGAGTTGGGTCTGTGGGTCCAGAGGTACTGGGCAGGATTGGAGGTCCCCTTGCAGTCGAGGGACGGCTTCGTGACCATCCCCAGTGCGGCCAGGACGAATCCGACAACGACCAGCACGAGCTCTATCATCTTCAGAGTGTCCGCGTCGTCGGTGATCAGACCGCCGACCAGGGACACGAAGGAGTCGTAGAGGTTGGTGAACGCCCCTGCGAACTCCCCGAGGTCGATCCCCAGCTCCCCTCCGTGGGGCATGAAGAGGAACATGGAGACGACACCCGTATCCATGAGGTTCTGCACCGTCAGCAGCAGCGACAGCGCAGAGTAAATGAGTGCAATACCGAAGACGACCCCCACGATCGCCTTGTTCATCCCGTTCATTGCCAGGGGATATGGATACTGATTTTATTTTGCTATCGGGGGGCCGTCCTGAAGACGCGAGATGACAGGTTACGGGCATACGAGTTTGGTAACGGTACCCTGGCCCACCAGCCTCCTGAATTTCCCTTGTCAGGACATCTCCCCTGCTTCGATTGCATCTGTATTGTGTGGAATGCATCCGGAGAAAGTTGTTACGTAAACCCACACCAAAAGAAATACATCCGGAGCATGCACACGCTGCATTGCCAGGGAGGAAGCCCACCGCAGGGGGCTTCCCTGTGGTGGGTCCCGATGACCTGAGAACTACGAGGAGGTGCGTATCTGAATCGGAAGGATCAGGACCAGGGAACCATACTACAAATCGCGTCCCTGGTCCTTCAGACGGTTCGGCTCATCGTCGAACTTCTGAAATGACCCGCCTCGCGAGCGGGTAAACCACTTAGGCCGTCAGAAGACGGCCGCCTGCGGCCTGGATTGATATCTGCTACCAGATATAAAATCAGGATGCACGCTATGCAGGATCCTTTAAGCAAAGCCATCTGCCCGCGCATGTAGCGTTATGGCGATGTCCCCTGACCCCGTCCGGGTCATCGCCTGATCCGTGGCAGGGTTTCCGATGAAACCCACGTCACAGAGTTCAACGCATGTATGAGTACAGGCTCAGCAGCGACACCACGATCAGCACGACGCCGATGATTATCATCATCGTCTCGGTCGTCGCCCCGGGATACGCCAGCAGGACCACGCCGACGATGATCATCACGATGCCCACGACCAGCGCGGTGTTCCTCCTGCGATTGCCCGCGTCCAG
Coding sequences within it:
- a CDS encoding cobyrinate a,c-diamide synthase is translated as MSLPRFMIAAPASGSGKTLVTCGILQALVNRDMKVASFKCGPDYIDPMFHSRVIGARSKNLDAFFCDDPTLRYLFGRTAETCDISVVEGVMGFYDGISILSSEASSYDVSQRLDIPVVLLLNCRGASMSVLPMLKGFLEFRPNNIRGVIFNNMSQRVYETIAPAAREMGVEPIGYVPKVSDLVLESRHLGLVLPSEIEELKDKLNRLADVLEGTLDIDLLVRIASQAPDLRYEAPAVRRIDGDVRIGLADDDTFCFTYEDNVELLERCGAEIVRFSPMRDPVLPDVDGIVLSGGYPELHCEELESNRTMMEDIRSKVLGGMPCIAECGGFMYLHERMEDKDGVMHGMCGVIPGEVRNTGRLSRFGYATFSPLRDDGVTKGGLSVKGHEFHYWDSDNCGSDWKAVKTGGREYTCLHDTGTMLAGYPHLYYYSNPEFATRFMERCLEYRNRRTTI